In Alteromonas sp. RKMC-009, the genomic stretch AAGCTGATTTTCCGGGTTTTCCTGCACATTAATAAATACACCGCTGTTACCATCTACGGTTGTTTTCCATTCGAAAGCCAGTTCATAGTTTTCAAATTCAGCATCTGATGTCAGGTCGCCATGCTGAACACCGCTGGTACGCAGATCGACAGTGATAGTGCCGTCCTGCACTATCCATGAAGGCTTAGCATCAGGATGTTGAAATAAGTGCCATCCATCCAGTGTCTTGCCGTCAAACAGCAACTTCCAGCCCTCTTTGACTTCAGTTGCGGTCAGCACATTTTGCTGAGATGAAGATGTTGCAGCCATCGAACCGGCACTAAAGGCTGACAATGCACACACTGCCAGCAGCAATTTTTTATGTTGATTGATTTTCACAGACCATCCTTAACAATATTCCCGGGGTTTACAGATAAGTGTGTCCCTAATCTGCTGAATGACACATTACAGTAACATCTTTGTTACTTCCATCGGCTCCCGGCCTTTTTCTTCCGGTGTCATACTCAGTGCGGCAGACTTCCGCACATGCCTGGCATAATCGGCTCTTCCTATTTACTTTCCTTTGTCCCCGGGCGTATAAATGGCAGTACATAAAGTGTTCAAACAAAAGGATTATTGTGATGAAGAATGCCTGTTGCCTGTGCTTTGCATTCCTGTTTATCAGTTTGCTGAGTTACGCCGGAGAAGCCGGTGTACCGGAAGTTTTCAGAGGCCATGCGCAAGACAACAAGCTTTATCTGCAATATGATGATCTGGATACGTTCTTAAAAACATTTGTTTCTGTGACCGGCTGGTCTGAAAGGCAAAAAGCGGAGAACATAGATTCCAGAGTGGGTACGCGCCTGAAAGTGCGCATTAATCCGTTGACGGTACTGGAGGGTAATAAATTCTACTTTACCGCCTTTGACAATGAACAGGTGGTTTCCACATTGGCAGATATGCAGGCCAGTCTGATGTCCCTGCCCGATGAGATTCCTTTGCCTCTTCTCAGTACAGATGAGCAACTGGCATACTGGCT encodes the following:
- a CDS encoding 3-keto-disaccharide hydrolase, with translation MKINQHKKLLLAVCALSAFSAGSMAATSSSQQNVLTATEVKEGWKLLFDGKTLDGWHLFQHPDAKPSWIVQDGTITVDLRTSGVQHGDLTSDAEFENYELAFEWKTTVDGNSGVFINVQENPENQLAWQTGPEYQLLGPEHIDNKKPAKNPGCLYGYSAQLTQTSVHEQGQWNQSVIRQNNGEVAFYLNGNLTAKVDLGSQEWKDWVSQSNFKSFADFGKATKGHIVLQEWTSPVAFRNIKIKEL